The Saccharopolyspora gloriosae genome has a segment encoding these proteins:
- the ftsE gene encoding cell division ATP-binding protein FtsE: MIRLEHVSKGYKTSTRPALDDVSVGVGKGEFVFLIGPSGSGKSTFLRLLLREDVPTRGRVFVADWNVAKLPRRRVPRLRQRIGCVFQDFRLLTNKTVAENVAFALEVIGKPRHTIRKVVPEVLQLVGLDGKADRMPHELSGGEQQRVAIARAFVNRPLVLLCDEPTGNLDPDTSQDIMLLLERINRTGTTVIMATHDHSIVDSMRRRVVELSLGKVIRDDARGVYGVGR, from the coding sequence GTGATCCGGCTTGAGCACGTGTCCAAGGGATACAAAACCTCGACCCGCCCCGCGTTGGACGATGTCTCCGTGGGCGTCGGAAAAGGCGAATTCGTGTTCCTCATCGGCCCTTCCGGCTCGGGGAAGTCCACGTTCCTGCGGCTACTGCTCCGCGAGGACGTGCCGACCCGCGGCCGGGTGTTCGTGGCCGACTGGAACGTCGCGAAACTCCCGCGGCGCCGAGTGCCGCGGCTACGACAGCGAATCGGCTGTGTGTTCCAGGACTTCCGGCTGCTCACCAACAAGACCGTCGCCGAGAACGTCGCGTTCGCGCTGGAGGTCATCGGCAAACCCCGGCACACCATCCGCAAGGTGGTGCCGGAGGTCTTGCAGCTGGTCGGCCTGGACGGCAAGGCCGACCGCATGCCGCACGAACTCTCCGGTGGTGAGCAGCAGCGCGTGGCGATCGCGCGTGCGTTCGTGAACCGGCCGCTGGTGCTGCTGTGCGATGAGCCCACGGGCAACCTCGACCCCGACACCAGCCAGGACATCATGTTGCTCCTGGAGCGGATCAACCGCACCGGCACCACGGTGATCATGGCGACGCACGACCATTCGATCGTGGACTCGATGCGGCGTCGAGTCGTGGAACTCAGCCTCGGCAAAGTGATCCGCGACGACGCCCGCGGCGTCTACGGCGTCGGTCGCTGA
- a CDS encoding PDZ domain-containing protein, giving the protein MSRRTWTLLTSVILVAAFGLLGAFVPVPFVALGPGPTYNTLGEEAGTPVIRIDGQRTFPTAGNLNMTTVSVTDHLSMLGALGLWVSGRYALAPREVYYPPEKSEQQIEQENTRAFNDSQTSAETAALNHLGYPTKVLAGQVVTGSPADAVLEPGDQLIAVNGKPITDPPALQAAVASSKPGDQVQLTYRHGTEPERTVPVALGANDDGRPQGFLGVGAVGRPDVPFDIEISLADVGGPSAGLMFSLAIVDKLTPGELNGGRFIAGTGEIDETGKVGPIGGIPFKMIMAKEAGATTFLVPAGNCAEAKSQAPDGLQLARAGTLDEATHALDVIREGGVPPSC; this is encoded by the coding sequence GTGAGCCGTCGAACCTGGACGTTACTGACCAGCGTCATCCTGGTAGCCGCTTTCGGGCTGCTCGGGGCATTCGTCCCGGTGCCGTTCGTGGCGCTCGGCCCGGGACCGACCTACAACACCCTGGGTGAAGAGGCGGGCACGCCGGTCATCCGGATCGATGGGCAGCGGACCTTCCCGACCGCCGGGAACCTGAACATGACCACGGTGTCGGTGACCGATCACCTGTCGATGCTGGGCGCGCTCGGGCTGTGGGTGAGCGGTCGCTACGCGCTGGCCCCGCGCGAGGTCTACTACCCGCCGGAGAAGTCCGAGCAGCAGATCGAGCAGGAGAACACCCGGGCGTTCAACGACTCCCAGACCTCTGCGGAGACCGCGGCGCTGAACCACCTCGGCTACCCGACGAAGGTGCTGGCGGGGCAGGTCGTGACCGGCAGTCCCGCCGACGCGGTGCTCGAACCGGGTGATCAGCTGATCGCGGTGAACGGGAAGCCGATCACCGATCCGCCCGCGTTGCAGGCCGCGGTCGCGAGCAGCAAGCCGGGCGATCAGGTCCAGCTGACCTACCGCCACGGCACCGAGCCGGAACGCACGGTCCCGGTGGCGCTGGGCGCGAACGACGACGGGCGCCCGCAGGGCTTCCTGGGCGTCGGCGCGGTCGGCCGCCCGGACGTGCCGTTCGACATCGAGATCAGCCTCGCCGACGTCGGCGGTCCCTCGGCCGGGTTGATGTTCTCACTGGCCATCGTGGACAAGCTGACGCCGGGGGAGCTCAACGGCGGCCGTTTCATCGCGGGCACCGGGGAGATCGATGAAACCGGCAAGGTCGGCCCCATCGGCGGCATCCCGTTCAAGATGATCATGGCGAAGGAAGCCGGGGCCACCACGTTCCTGGTGCCCGCAGGCAACTGCGCCGAGGCGAAATCGCAGGCACCGGACGGACTCCAGCTCGCCCGAGCAGGCACTTTGGACGAGGCGACGCACGCCCTGGACGTGATCCGCGAAGGCGGCGTCCCGCCGAGCTGCTGA
- a CDS encoding PadR family transcriptional regulator: MTELNSTSAALLGLLHDGPKTGGQLVAAATERFGGFFSVTRSQVYRELPALTESGLLRLGKQGPRSSQQYAITAAGKRAFKSWLNTEPGPDNVRSPLILRLVHAGSLTPKQRSALVESAREQYTARLDEAKNAAKATADPYEKAAADFTVAHNRAIVKLLDSIPE, translated from the coding sequence GTGACTGAGCTGAACTCGACATCCGCCGCCCTGCTGGGGCTGCTGCACGACGGCCCGAAGACCGGGGGGCAGCTCGTCGCTGCCGCCACCGAACGATTCGGTGGATTCTTCAGCGTGACCCGCAGCCAGGTGTACCGCGAACTTCCCGCGCTCACCGAGTCCGGACTGCTGCGCCTCGGCAAGCAGGGACCTCGGTCGAGCCAGCAGTACGCGATCACCGCGGCAGGCAAGCGGGCCTTCAAGTCCTGGCTGAACACCGAACCCGGCCCCGACAACGTGCGCAGCCCGCTGATCCTGCGCCTCGTGCACGCCGGATCGCTGACGCCGAAACAACGCTCCGCGCTCGTGGAATCGGCAAGGGAGCAATACACCGCGCGACTGGACGAGGCGAAGAACGCCGCGAAGGCCACCGCGGACCCGTACGAGAAGGCCGCAGCCGATTTCACCGTCGCCCACAACCGGGCCATCGTCAAACTGCTGGACAGCATTCCGGAGTAA
- the prfB gene encoding peptide chain release factor 2 produces the protein MNPDVAADIKDLSTTLEGIESVMGLDELRAKIAELETEAAKPNLWDDVEYAQKISSQLVHRQAELRKVTDLRQRMEDLEVLYELSEDESDQAGLDEADTERKRLKKELDALEVRTLLSGEYDEREAVVTVRAEAGGIDAADFAEMLMRMYVRWSERHEYPVEVYDTSYAEEAGVKQATFRINAPYAYGTLSVEQGTHRLVRISPFDNQGRRQTSFAGVEVLPVVAETDHVEIPEKDIRVDVFRSSGPGGQSVNTTDSAVRITHAPTGIVVSCQNEKSQLQNKAAALRVLQSKLLARKREEERAELNALKDSGSSWGNQMRSYVLHPYQMVKDLRTEFEVGNPDAVLDGQIDGFLEAGIRWRRQHDA, from the coding sequence GTGAATCCCGACGTCGCCGCAGATATCAAGGACCTGTCCACCACGCTCGAAGGCATTGAGAGCGTCATGGGCCTCGACGAGTTGCGGGCGAAGATCGCCGAGCTGGAGACCGAGGCGGCCAAGCCGAACCTCTGGGACGACGTCGAGTACGCGCAGAAGATCAGCAGCCAGCTCGTGCACCGCCAAGCCGAACTGCGCAAGGTCACCGACCTGCGCCAGCGCATGGAAGACCTCGAAGTCCTCTACGAGCTCAGCGAGGACGAAAGCGATCAAGCCGGACTGGACGAGGCCGACACCGAGCGCAAGCGGCTGAAGAAGGAACTCGACGCGCTCGAAGTCCGCACCCTGCTCTCCGGGGAGTACGACGAGCGGGAAGCCGTCGTCACCGTCCGGGCCGAAGCGGGCGGGATCGACGCCGCCGACTTCGCCGAAATGCTCATGCGGATGTACGTGCGCTGGTCCGAGCGCCACGAATACCCGGTCGAGGTCTACGACACCTCCTACGCGGAAGAGGCCGGCGTCAAGCAGGCGACCTTCCGCATCAACGCCCCCTACGCCTACGGCACGCTGTCCGTCGAGCAGGGCACGCACCGGCTGGTGCGGATCTCGCCGTTCGACAACCAGGGCAGGCGCCAGACCTCCTTCGCCGGCGTCGAGGTGCTGCCGGTCGTGGCGGAGACCGACCACGTGGAGATCCCCGAGAAGGACATCCGCGTCGACGTGTTCCGCTCCTCCGGTCCCGGCGGGCAGAGCGTCAACACCACCGACTCCGCGGTGCGCATCACGCACGCGCCCACCGGCATCGTGGTGTCCTGCCAGAACGAGAAGTCGCAGCTGCAGAACAAGGCTGCCGCGCTGCGCGTCCTCCAGTCCAAGTTGCTGGCCCGCAAGCGGGAAGAGGAGCGCGCCGAGCTCAACGCGCTCAAGGACAGCGGCTCCAGCTGGGGCAACCAGATGCGGTCCTACGTGCTGCACCCGTACCAGATGGTCAAGGACCTGCGGACCGAGTTCGAGGTCGGCAACCCGGACGCGGTGCTCGACGGGCAGATCGACGGCTTCCTGGAAGCCGGCATCCGCTGGCGCCGCCAGCACGACGCCTGA
- a CDS encoding UPF0182 family protein encodes MRPPVGMPKLSRRSRILLIIGVVVLAALIISSSLVGAYVDWLWFGEVGYRGVFTTQLLTRIGLGAAAAVFLGGVLLLNLWIAYRSRPVFVPISGPDDPLARYRTVISARPVLLAVGISLAVGVLGGLAAQADWQTLQLFLNSVPFGQTDPEFGHDASFYTFELPFYRWLLSWAFVAVTVAFLGSLVTHYIFGGVRLAGRAGQLSAPTRVQLAILAGLFVLLKAVDYFFDRYDLLLSRRNSLFTGATYTDLNAVMPAKLILLCIAVFCAFAFFAAVFLRDLRIPALATVLLVLSSVLVGAVGPALLEQFSVRPNANQREAESIRRNIAATRQAFDIGEDKVEVHDYPGVTNLRPQQVADDTGTIPNIRLLDPSVLSDTFTQLTQQYNFYGFPDKLDVDRYRDENGQLQDYLVALREINTAGLAENQQSWINRHMVYTHGNGFVSAPADRVDSTLEDGRTQGGYPVFSVSDVANDGQGKIPVDQPRSYFGELADTYAIVGGNPGEAPREYDTDRSAYTYDGQGGVPIGNWFNRLVFAAHHAERNILFNQAIGDNSKIIYERNPRDRVQKVAPWLKVDGDPYPAVVDGRIKWIIDGYTTLNNYPYSEITEFGEATNDTLRGVQRQPNQQINYIRNSVKATVDAYDGSVDLYETDDTKPDPVLKAWEGVFPGVVKPSSEISPQLREHFRYPEDLFKVQRSLLTKYHVDNPADFYSTQTFWEVPPDPTSGGQGGAAEDGNQQPPYYVVAQVEGQENPTFQLTSALTALRRQNMAAWVSASSDPKDYGKLRVLRLPTNTQTAGPNQVQNQMESTPEVTENRTLFNNPNVNAIFGNLLTLPVKGGLLYVEPIYIQRNEQDSYPQLARVLVSFGGNVGFAETLPKALEQVFGAGAGDATGEGGDQQPPTQQPPGQQQPGQQTTPELRSAVNDIQGALERVRTSQQSGNLGDLGGALQQLERAVGRFEQLQGSGG; translated from the coding sequence ATGCGGCCCCCGGTTGGAATGCCGAAACTGTCCCGGCGGAGCCGGATCCTGCTGATCATCGGCGTGGTCGTGCTCGCCGCCCTGATCATCTCGTCGAGTCTGGTCGGCGCCTACGTCGACTGGCTGTGGTTCGGCGAAGTCGGGTACCGGGGGGTGTTCACCACCCAACTGCTCACCCGGATCGGTCTCGGCGCCGCGGCAGCCGTCTTCCTCGGCGGCGTGCTGCTGCTGAACCTGTGGATCGCCTACCGGAGCCGACCGGTGTTCGTGCCGATCAGCGGCCCCGATGATCCGCTGGCCCGCTACCGCACGGTGATCAGCGCGCGGCCGGTGCTGCTCGCCGTCGGCATCTCGCTGGCGGTCGGCGTGCTCGGCGGACTCGCCGCGCAGGCCGATTGGCAGACGTTGCAGCTGTTCCTCAACAGCGTGCCGTTCGGCCAGACCGACCCCGAATTCGGCCACGACGCCAGCTTCTACACGTTCGAGCTGCCGTTCTACCGCTGGTTGCTGTCCTGGGCCTTCGTCGCGGTGACCGTCGCCTTCCTCGGCTCGCTGGTCACCCACTACATCTTCGGCGGCGTGCGGCTCGCCGGGCGTGCCGGGCAGCTGTCGGCGCCGACCCGGGTGCAGCTGGCGATCCTCGCCGGGCTGTTCGTGCTCCTCAAGGCCGTCGACTACTTCTTCGACCGGTACGACCTGCTGCTGTCGCGGCGGAACTCGCTGTTCACCGGTGCCACCTACACCGACCTCAACGCGGTGATGCCCGCGAAGCTGATCCTGCTGTGCATCGCGGTGTTCTGCGCCTTCGCGTTCTTCGCCGCGGTGTTCCTGCGCGACCTGCGGATCCCCGCACTGGCCACGGTCCTGCTGGTGCTCTCCAGCGTGCTCGTCGGAGCGGTCGGACCGGCGCTGCTCGAACAGTTCTCGGTGCGGCCCAACGCCAACCAGCGCGAGGCGGAATCCATCCGCCGCAACATCGCCGCCACCCGCCAGGCCTTCGACATCGGCGAAGACAAGGTCGAGGTGCACGACTACCCGGGTGTCACGAACCTGCGACCGCAGCAGGTCGCCGACGACACCGGAACCATCCCGAACATCCGGCTGTTGGACCCCAGCGTCCTGTCCGACACGTTCACCCAGCTCACCCAGCAGTACAACTTCTACGGCTTCCCCGACAAGCTCGACGTCGACCGCTACCGCGACGAGAACGGGCAGTTGCAGGACTACCTGGTCGCCCTCCGCGAGATCAACACCGCCGGGCTGGCCGAGAACCAGCAGTCGTGGATCAACCGGCACATGGTCTACACGCACGGCAACGGCTTCGTGAGCGCACCCGCCGACCGCGTCGACTCCACCCTCGAAGACGGCCGCACCCAAGGCGGCTACCCGGTGTTCTCCGTCAGCGACGTCGCCAACGACGGCCAGGGCAAGATCCCCGTGGACCAGCCGCGCAGCTACTTCGGTGAACTCGCCGACACCTACGCGATCGTCGGCGGCAACCCCGGCGAAGCGCCCCGCGAATACGACACCGACCGCAGTGCCTACACCTACGACGGCCAGGGCGGCGTGCCGATCGGGAACTGGTTCAACCGGCTCGTGTTCGCCGCCCACCACGCCGAACGCAACATCCTGTTCAACCAGGCCATCGGGGACAACTCGAAGATCATCTACGAGCGGAACCCGCGAGACCGGGTGCAGAAGGTCGCACCCTGGCTCAAGGTCGACGGCGATCCGTACCCGGCCGTCGTCGACGGCCGCATCAAGTGGATCATCGACGGCTACACCACGCTGAACAACTACCCGTACTCCGAGATCACCGAGTTCGGCGAAGCCACCAACGACACGCTGCGCGGCGTGCAGCGCCAGCCGAACCAGCAGATCAACTACATCCGGAACTCGGTCAAGGCCACCGTCGACGCCTACGACGGCAGCGTGGACCTCTACGAAACCGACGACACCAAACCCGACCCCGTGCTGAAAGCCTGGGAAGGCGTATTCCCCGGCGTCGTCAAACCCAGCTCCGAGATCAGCCCGCAACTGCGCGAACACTTCCGGTACCCGGAAGACCTGTTCAAGGTGCAACGCTCACTGCTGACCAAGTACCACGTGGACAACCCCGCCGACTTCTACTCCACCCAGACCTTCTGGGAAGTCCCGCCCGACCCCACCAGCGGCGGACAAGGCGGCGCGGCAGAAGACGGCAACCAGCAGCCGCCGTACTACGTCGTCGCCCAAGTCGAAGGCCAAGAAAACCCCACGTTCCAACTCACCAGCGCCCTCACCGCGCTGCGACGGCAGAACATGGCCGCCTGGGTCTCCGCGTCCTCCGACCCGAAGGACTACGGCAAACTGCGAGTCCTGCGGCTGCCCACCAACACCCAGACGGCCGGCCCCAACCAGGTCCAGAACCAAATGGAGTCCACCCCGGAAGTCACCGAGAACCGGACCCTGTTCAACAACCCCAACGTCAACGCGATCTTCGGGAACCTGCTGACCCTGCCCGTCAAGGGCGGCCTGCTCTACGTCGAGCCCATCTACATCCAGCGCAACGAGCAGGACTCCTACCCGCAGCTCGCCAGGGTGCTCGTGTCCTTCGGCGGCAACGTCGGCTTCGCCGAAACCCTGCCCAAGGCCCTCGAACAGGTCTTCGGCGCCGGAGCGGGCGACGCCACCGGAGAAGGCGGCGACCAACAGCCGCCGACCCAGCAGCCCCCCGGCCAGCAACAACCCGGACAGCAGACCACACCCGAACTCCGCAGCGCCGTCAACGACATCCAAGGCGCCCTGGAACGAGTGCGGACCTCGCAGCAATCCGGCAACCTCGGTGACCTCGGCGGCGCACTGCAACAACTGGAACGCGCCGTCGGTCGATTCGAACAACTCCAAGGCAGCGGCGGCTGA
- a CDS encoding PPA1309 family protein → MSAADGENLAAALPGAAREIEEFVSAAGWDQPTQVFALVPTEQLLVAEPNLADEVDVNSPLTPIAQESLPAEDLAEALSRIEWPEQVAGCALVQEIVVLPPEAEASLPTEDEQARNAAAEHPDRQEARLVAAVLRAGHETCVLRLRASGEEGEAGERVQDPTLAPNLLRALHETFAA, encoded by the coding sequence ATGTCAGCCGCTGATGGCGAGAACCTCGCCGCCGCCCTGCCCGGTGCCGCACGCGAGATCGAGGAGTTCGTGTCCGCCGCGGGCTGGGATCAGCCCACTCAGGTGTTCGCCTTGGTCCCGACCGAGCAGCTGCTGGTCGCCGAGCCGAACCTGGCCGACGAGGTGGACGTGAACTCCCCGCTGACGCCGATCGCGCAGGAATCGCTGCCCGCGGAGGATCTCGCGGAGGCGTTGTCCCGCATCGAGTGGCCGGAACAGGTCGCGGGTTGCGCGCTGGTGCAGGAGATCGTGGTGCTGCCGCCGGAGGCGGAGGCCTCGCTTCCCACCGAGGACGAGCAGGCCCGCAACGCGGCGGCGGAGCACCCCGACCGCCAGGAGGCACGGCTGGTCGCGGCGGTCCTGCGGGCGGGCCACGAAACCTGCGTGCTGCGCCTGCGCGCGAGCGGCGAGGAAGGCGAAGCCGGCGAACGGGTCCAGGACCCGACACTCGCCCCGAACCTCCTCCGAGCCCTCCACGAAACCTTCGCCGCCTGA